A window of the Bacteroides thetaiotaomicron VPI-5482 genome harbors these coding sequences:
- a CDS encoding RNA polymerase sigma factor translates to MMLFTSFSHDETDEQLMERFAFRNSEKAFEELYCRYAPRFKGFFMRMLSADGALADDFLQELFLRVYEARGSYQHGKQFSTWAFAMAYNLCKNEYRHRDIVDEYRLQQSYTNEEDSYSSLEFEVAHDRQVFDRQLKKVLAGLTDEQRAAYTLRYEEELPVQEIAQILCCPEGTVKSRLYYTLKVLQRSLSDYNPQK, encoded by the coding sequence ATGATGCTATTCACTTCTTTCAGCCACGACGAAACAGACGAACAGCTAATGGAACGCTTTGCATTCAGGAACAGTGAGAAAGCATTCGAAGAGCTTTACTGCCGTTATGCTCCCCGGTTTAAAGGTTTCTTTATGCGGATGCTGTCGGCAGACGGAGCGTTGGCGGATGATTTTCTGCAAGAGTTGTTTCTTCGTGTTTATGAGGCAAGAGGTAGTTATCAGCATGGAAAACAGTTCTCTACATGGGCGTTTGCGATGGCGTATAATCTTTGCAAAAATGAGTACCGCCATCGTGATATAGTAGACGAGTATCGTTTACAACAGTCATATACCAATGAAGAAGATAGCTATTCCTCGCTTGAGTTTGAGGTGGCACATGATCGTCAGGTTTTCGACCGGCAGTTGAAGAAAGTACTTGCAGGGTTGACAGATGAACAACGGGCAGCATATACGCTGCGTTATGAAGAAGAGCTTCCGGTACAGGAGATTGCGCAAATCCTGTGTTGTCCGGAAGGTACGGTAAAGTCTCGCTTATATTATACTTTGAAAGTATTGCAGCGTTCTTTATCAGATTATAACCCCCAAAAATAG
- a CDS encoding TonB family protein: MKRLSFILSFIVCICVANTNDVFSQKRELQQFKGKVTNLQGEPVRAVSIYIPGTGRYTSSDMNGDFSVEAKHKETLRFSHIGMKDVLIQLDKDFPSELLVRMKPDTFQINNIFIQKKQIIKVKPEDMPEQTMINFIINGPDFPGGLSGFDEFIKKNIQYPEEAFQAGEEGQVTVEFTIDVNGYVSDAKVTKSVSASLDKEALRIIESMPRWKSGMQLGRPVAVRMSVPINFVIEQDYQVIDSLQVKTNT, encoded by the coding sequence ATGAAACGTCTGTCGTTCATACTATCATTCATCGTTTGTATTTGCGTTGCAAATACAAACGATGTTTTTTCGCAAAAAAGGGAACTGCAACAGTTCAAGGGCAAGGTGACCAATTTGCAGGGAGAGCCTGTGCGTGCTGTAAGCATCTATATTCCGGGAACCGGCAGATATACTTCCTCGGACATGAATGGAGACTTTTCTGTAGAGGCCAAACATAAAGAGACACTCCGTTTCTCACATATAGGTATGAAAGATGTGCTGATACAATTGGATAAAGATTTTCCATCGGAACTTCTTGTGCGAATGAAGCCGGATACTTTTCAAATTAATAATATATTTATTCAGAAAAAGCAAATCATCAAGGTTAAGCCCGAAGATATGCCTGAGCAAACGATGATTAATTTTATAATCAACGGTCCCGACTTCCCGGGAGGATTAAGCGGGTTCGATGAATTTATCAAGAAAAACATACAATACCCGGAAGAAGCTTTTCAGGCAGGAGAAGAGGGACAAGTCACCGTAGAGTTCACCATCGACGTAAACGGATATGTCAGCGATGCAAAAGTTACCAAAAGCGTATCTGCCAGCTTGGATAAAGAAGCATTACGCATCATCGAATCCATGCCACGATGGAAATCAGGTATGCAACTGGGGCGTCCTGTAGCAGTCCGTATGTCTGTTCCTATAAACTTTGTCATTGAGCAAGACTACCAAGTCATTGATTCGTTACAGGTAAAAACAAATACGTAA
- a CDS encoding acetyl-CoA hydrolase/transferase family protein codes for MSFNRISAAEAASLIKHGYNIGLSGFTPAGTAKAVTAELAKIAEAEHAKGNPFQVGIFTGASTGESCDGVMSRAKAIRYRAPYTTNSDFRKAVNNGEIAYNDIHLSQMAQEVRYGFMGKVNVAIIEACEVTPDGKIYLTAAGGISPTICRLADQIIVELNAAHSKSCMGLHDVYEPLDPPYRREIPIYKPSDRIGLPYIQVDPKKIVGVVETNWPDEARSFADADPLTDKIGQNVADFLAADMKRGIIPSTFLPLQSGVGNIANAVLGALGRDKTIPAFEMYTEVIQNSVIGLIREGRIKFGSACSLTVTNDCLEGIYNDMDFFRDKLVLRPSEISNNPEVVRRLGIISINTAIEVDLYGNVNSTHIGGTKMMNGIGGSGDFTRNAYISIFTCPSVAKEGKISAIVPMVSHLDHSEHSVNIIITEQGVADLRGKSPKERAQAIIENCAHPDYKQLLWDYLKLAGGRAQTPHAIQAALGMHAELAKSGDMKNTNWAEYAR; via the coding sequence ATGTCATTCAATCGTATTTCGGCAGCAGAAGCTGCAAGCCTGATCAAACATGGCTACAACATCGGTCTGAGCGGATTTACTCCCGCCGGAACTGCAAAGGCTGTTACAGCTGAACTTGCAAAAATTGCAGAAGCGGAACATGCCAAAGGTAATCCATTTCAAGTAGGAATTTTTACAGGTGCTTCTACCGGAGAATCTTGTGACGGCGTTATGTCTCGCGCAAAGGCCATCCGCTACCGCGCCCCTTATACCACCAACTCCGACTTCCGCAAAGCCGTGAATAACGGTGAAATTGCCTACAACGACATCCATCTGTCGCAAATGGCACAGGAAGTGCGCTATGGCTTCATGGGCAAAGTGAACGTAGCCATCATCGAAGCCTGCGAAGTGACTCCGGACGGAAAGATTTATCTGACTGCTGCCGGTGGTATTTCTCCGACTATCTGCCGCCTGGCGGACCAGATCATCGTTGAGTTGAACGCCGCACACAGCAAATCCTGCATGGGTCTGCACGACGTGTACGAACCGCTCGACCCGCCTTACCGCCGCGAAATCCCCATCTACAAGCCGAGTGACCGCATCGGATTGCCTTATATTCAGGTAGACCCGAAAAAGATCGTAGGCGTAGTAGAAACCAACTGGCCGGACGAAGCACGCTCATTTGCCGATGCCGATCCGTTGACTGACAAAATCGGTCAGAACGTTGCCGACTTCCTCGCTGCCGACATGAAGCGTGGCATCATTCCGTCTACTTTCCTTCCGCTGCAGTCGGGCGTAGGAAATATCGCTAACGCTGTGCTCGGTGCACTGGGACGTGACAAGACGATTCCCGCATTCGAAATGTACACAGAGGTTATCCAGAACTCCGTCATCGGATTGATCCGTGAAGGACGCATCAAATTCGGTAGCGCCTGCTCACTGACTGTTACCAACGACTGTCTGGAAGGTATTTACAACGATATGGATTTCTTCCGCGACAAGCTGGTTCTCCGCCCGTCGGAAATCTCAAACAATCCGGAAGTGGTTCGCCGACTGGGTATTATCTCTATCAATACAGCTATCGAAGTGGACTTGTACGGTAACGTAAACTCTACTCATATCGGTGGAACGAAGATGATGAACGGTATCGGTGGCTCGGGAGACTTCACCCGCAATGCTTATATCTCTATCTTCACTTGTCCGTCTGTTGCCAAAGAAGGTAAGATCAGTGCTATCGTCCCGATGGTTTCTCACCTCGACCACAGCGAACACTCCGTGAATATCATTATCACCGAGCAAGGTGTAGCCGACCTGCGTGGCAAGAGCCCGAAGGAACGTGCACAAGCCATCATCGAAAACTGTGCACATCCCGACTATAAACAGCTTCTCTGGGATTATCTCAAACTGGCCGGTGGCAGGGCGCAGACTCCACACGCTATCCAGGCCGCACTCGGTATGCACGCCGAACTGGCCAAGAGCGGGGATATGAAGAATACGAATTGGGCGGAGTATGCCAGATAA
- the miaB gene encoding tRNA (N6-isopentenyl adenosine(37)-C2)-methylthiotransferase MiaB, which yields MNELTGADFKSATADDNKKLFIETYGCQMNVADSEVIASVMQMAGYSVAETLEEADAVFMNTCSIRDNAEQKILNRLEFFHSLKKKKKALIVGVLGCMAERVKDDLITNHHVDLVVGPDAYLTLPELIAAVEAGEKAINVDLSTTETYRDVIPSRICGNHISGFVSIMRGCNNFCTYCIVPYTRGRERSRDVESILNEVADLVAKGYKEVTLLGQNVNSYRFEKPTGEVVTFPMLLRMVAEAAPGVRIRFTTSHPKDMSDETLEVIAQVPNVCKHIHLPVQSGSSRILKLMNRKYTREWYLDRVAAIKRIIPDCGLTTDIFSGFHSETEEDHQLSLSLMEECGYDAAFMFKYSERPGTYASKHLEDNVPEDVKVRRLNEIIALQNRLSAESNQRCIGKTYEVLVEGVSKRSRDQLFGRTEQNRVVVFDRGTHRIGDFVNVRVTEASSATLKGEEV from the coding sequence ATGAACGAATTAACGGGAGCGGACTTTAAATCCGCAACTGCTGATGACAACAAGAAGTTGTTTATCGAGACTTATGGCTGCCAGATGAACGTGGCGGACAGTGAGGTGATCGCTTCGGTGATGCAGATGGCGGGCTATTCGGTAGCCGAAACGCTGGAAGAGGCCGACGCAGTGTTTATGAATACCTGCTCTATCCGTGACAATGCGGAGCAGAAGATTCTGAACCGCCTGGAGTTTTTCCACTCGCTGAAGAAAAAGAAGAAGGCCCTGATTGTAGGCGTACTGGGCTGTATGGCGGAACGGGTGAAGGATGATCTGATTACGAACCATCATGTCGATCTGGTGGTCGGTCCGGATGCTTACCTGACGTTGCCTGAGCTGATTGCCGCGGTAGAGGCCGGCGAGAAAGCGATCAACGTAGACCTTTCGACGACCGAGACTTACCGTGATGTGATTCCGTCGCGTATCTGCGGCAACCACATTTCCGGATTTGTATCCATCATGCGCGGATGCAATAACTTCTGCACCTACTGTATCGTGCCTTATACACGCGGACGCGAACGCAGCCGTGATGTGGAAAGTATTCTGAATGAAGTGGCCGACCTTGTTGCCAAAGGTTATAAGGAAGTTACCCTGCTGGGGCAGAATGTCAACTCTTACCGGTTCGAGAAGCCGACGGGCGAAGTGGTTACCTTCCCGATGCTGCTCCGTATGGTGGCCGAAGCTGCTCCGGGCGTGCGCATCCGTTTCACGACTTCCCATCCGAAGGATATGAGCGATGAAACGCTGGAAGTGATCGCCCAAGTGCCGAATGTGTGCAAGCATATCCACCTCCCTGTGCAGAGCGGCAGCTCCCGCATCTTGAAACTGATGAACCGCAAATATACCCGTGAGTGGTATCTGGACCGGGTAGCCGCTATCAAGCGTATCATTCCCGATTGCGGACTGACTACCGATATCTTCTCCGGTTTCCATTCCGAAACGGAAGAGGACCATCAGCTCTCGCTTTCTCTGATGGAGGAATGTGGCTATGATGCCGCTTTTATGTTCAAATATTCCGAACGTCCGGGGACGTATGCGTCGAAGCATCTTGAAGATAATGTGCCCGAAGACGTGAAAGTTCGCCGTCTGAATGAGATTATCGCTTTGCAGAACCGTCTGTCCGCGGAGTCCAATCAACGTTGCATCGGCAAGACGTATGAAGTGCTTGTAGAAGGCGTTTCCAAACGTTCGCGCGATCAGTTGTTCGGCCGCACGGAGCAGAATCGGGTGGTGGTGTTCGACAGAGGCACGCACCGTATCGGCGATTTTGTCAATGTGCGGGTGACGGAAGCCAGTTCGGCTACGCTGAAAGGCGAAGAAGTCTAG
- a CDS encoding helix-turn-helix domain-containing protein yields the protein MDTFLDVSGIVKRAKQALNFKKDSELASYLGVSRATLSNWCARNRIDFHLLLNKMRDVDLNWLLVGKGTPRHQTKLCKSDLASGEVQMIHNPKTVEALDDRSVALYDITAAANLKTLLTNKRQYMVGKIQIPSIPLCDGAVYISGDSMYPILKSGDIVGFKEINSFSNLIYGEMYLVSFTIEGDEYLAVKYVNRSEKEGCLKLVSYNAHHDPMDIPFSTINAMAIVKFSIRRHMMM from the coding sequence ATGGATACATTTCTAGATGTTTCGGGAATAGTAAAGCGCGCCAAGCAGGCGCTCAACTTTAAAAAGGACAGTGAACTGGCCAGTTACTTAGGTGTTTCACGTGCAACATTATCCAACTGGTGCGCCAGAAACCGGATTGACTTTCATCTGCTGCTCAACAAAATGAGAGATGTAGACCTCAATTGGCTGCTGGTTGGGAAGGGTACCCCCAGACATCAAACCAAGTTATGCAAAAGCGATTTAGCAAGCGGTGAGGTCCAGATGATTCACAACCCTAAAACAGTAGAGGCGTTGGACGACCGCAGCGTTGCCCTATATGATATTACAGCTGCCGCCAATCTGAAAACGTTGCTCACCAACAAGCGACAGTATATGGTAGGAAAGATACAGATTCCAAGCATTCCCTTATGTGACGGAGCCGTCTACATCAGTGGCGACAGCATGTATCCGATACTGAAATCGGGAGACATCGTAGGCTTTAAAGAGATTAACAGTTTCAGCAACCTTATTTACGGCGAAATGTATCTGGTTTCGTTTACTATCGAAGGAGACGAGTACCTGGCGGTGAAGTATGTGAACCGCTCGGAAAAGGAAGGATGCCTCAAGCTGGTAAGCTACAACGCTCATCACGACCCAATGGATATCCCTTTCAGCACCATCAATGCAATGGCAATCGTGAAATTCTCCATCCGCAGACACATGATGATGTAA
- a CDS encoding DUF4373 domain-containing protein, with protein MGRIKRGLDYFPMSTSFMHDRMVRRIMRREGDSAFATLVETLSYIYAGKGYYISVGDEFYEELVDSLYSTELDDVKRIISLSVEYGLFDAGLFRQYNILTSADIQRQYLFITKRRSSALIEPDYCLLESEEITSYRSSQSGKSSTDDSLDSECAEALNGDADHKTACTVTSSFDSVTMEDEIATSGTQNKRKQIKINQNKVNHLPNPPQGGDEGGKYLKSRTAVTQEDIDCLQPPCDGVQRNFQGLTDNLRLYKVPPSEQYAIILKSNFGAIGNPVWKGFNTIRGSNGKIRLPGHYLLSIIN; from the coding sequence ATGGGAAGAATAAAACGGGGACTGGATTATTTCCCCATGAGCACCAGCTTTATGCACGATCGGATGGTGCGCCGAATTATGAGACGTGAAGGTGATTCTGCCTTTGCCACACTGGTGGAAACGCTGTCGTACATCTATGCCGGGAAAGGGTATTATATCTCTGTCGGTGACGAATTTTACGAGGAGCTTGTGGACAGCCTTTACAGTACGGAACTGGATGATGTGAAGCGTATCATCAGTCTGTCCGTGGAATATGGCTTGTTTGATGCCGGACTTTTCCGGCAATACAACATCCTGACTTCCGCCGACATCCAGCGGCAGTATCTTTTCATCACCAAGCGGCGTAGCAGTGCGCTGATAGAGCCGGACTACTGCCTGCTGGAATCGGAAGAAATCACCTCATACCGTTCGTCTCAGAGCGGTAAAAGTAGTACGGATGATTCTTTGGATAGCGAATGTGCGGAAGCGTTAAACGGTGATGCTGATCACAAGACCGCCTGTACGGTAACATCAAGCTTCGATTCTGTAACAATGGAGGATGAAATTGCAACATCGGGTACACAAAACAAAAGAAAACAAATAAAAATAAATCAAAACAAAGTAAACCACCTCCCTAACCCTCCTCAAGGAGGAGATGAAGGAGGAAAATATTTGAAAAGTAGAACGGCTGTGACACAGGAAGATATTGACTGTCTGCAACCGCCATGCGATGGTGTGCAGCGTAACTTCCAGGGACTGACAGATAACCTGCGGCTTTACAAAGTTCCGCCTTCCGAACAATATGCCATTATTCTTAAAAGTAACTTCGGAGCTATTGGAAACCCTGTTTGGAAAGGATTTAATACCATCCGGGGGAGCAATGGAAAGATCAGATTGCCCGGGCACTACCTGCTGAGTATAATTAATTAA
- a CDS encoding HU family DNA-binding protein: MAVLYKSFQSVLEDKNHKKMFHPRVIYTANISTSQIAKEIAAYSSLSPGDVKNTLDNLVTVMGQHLQASESVSLDGFGTFRMVMKSNGKGVETSEEVSAAQASLTVRFLPNFTKNPDRTTATRSLVTGAKCVRFDRTDTPASGSGNTNKPGGGDGGEGGGEEAPDPTV, encoded by the coding sequence ATGGCAGTATTGTACAAGTCATTCCAGTCTGTTCTGGAAGACAAAAATCACAAAAAAATGTTTCATCCCCGTGTGATATACACGGCTAATATCAGCACTTCGCAGATTGCTAAAGAGATTGCCGCTTACTCGTCTCTCTCCCCGGGTGATGTGAAGAATACGCTTGATAACCTGGTGACTGTGATGGGGCAGCATCTACAAGCATCGGAAAGCGTGTCGCTTGACGGTTTCGGGACTTTCCGCATGGTGATGAAATCCAACGGTAAAGGGGTGGAGACTTCGGAAGAAGTGTCGGCTGCGCAAGCTTCTCTTACGGTCCGTTTCCTTCCCAACTTCACCAAGAACCCCGATCGGACTACCGCTACCCGCTCTTTGGTGACCGGTGCGAAGTGTGTGCGCTTCGACCGTACAGACACTCCGGCTTCCGGCAGTGGAAATACAAATAAGCCGGGTGGCGGCGATGGTGGCGAAGGAGGTGGTGAGGAAGCACCGGACCCGACAGTATAA
- a CDS encoding N-acetylmuramoyl-L-alanine amidase, protein MRIINLIVVHCTATQGNRTLSPEALDLMHRRRGFNGTGYHYYIRKDGTVHLTRPVERIGAHAKGFNASSIGICYEGGLDCRGRPADTRTPEQRATLRLLIHQLLEVFPSCRVCGHRDLSPDRNGNGEIEPEEWMKACPCFDAEQEFKEFAAEDTEETQSKLNYLQNKKGGK, encoded by the coding sequence ATGAGAATTATCAATTTGATCGTGGTGCATTGTACCGCCACGCAGGGGAATCGTACGCTTTCTCCGGAGGCTTTGGACCTGATGCACCGCCGCCGTGGTTTCAACGGAACAGGCTATCACTACTACATCCGCAAAGACGGAACGGTGCATCTTACCCGCCCTGTCGAACGCATCGGTGCACACGCAAAAGGTTTTAATGCCAGCAGTATCGGAATCTGCTATGAAGGCGGTCTGGACTGTCGGGGACGCCCGGCAGACACCCGGACACCGGAACAGCGTGCTACGCTTCGGCTGCTGATTCATCAGCTGCTGGAGGTATTCCCCAGCTGCCGGGTGTGCGGGCATCGGGATCTCTCGCCGGACAGGAACGGTAATGGAGAGATAGAACCGGAAGAGTGGATGAAGGCGTGTCCGTGCTTTGATGCCGAGCAGGAATTTAAAGAATTTGCGGCAGAAGACACGGAAGAAACACAGAGTAAACTAAACTATTTACAGAACAAGAAAGGAGGTAAATGA
- a CDS encoding smalltalk protein yields the protein MKRSVWDMILKVVIAVASAVAGVLGANAMNL from the coding sequence ATGAAGAGATCTGTATGGGATATGATCCTGAAGGTGGTTATCGCGGTAGCGTCGGCTGTGGCAGGCGTATTGGGTGCTAATGCGATGAATCTGTAA